The following are from one region of the Gambusia affinis linkage group LG02, SWU_Gaff_1.0, whole genome shotgun sequence genome:
- the LOC122841451 gene encoding SHC-transforming protein 4-like — protein sequence MREQTIPNFKPQTGLLPGMLKRTKYSPLRNDSLTSLEDRPERLLPSKRDLCLDSDFAQLDPGTPSPHGSSTLRNFVPRVASIRLQSPNCLRRVLKGQANTIRTASKRDDRADWSSSFGGSFSSGPDPIHLALLSTRRPITLHRMASLPCAPCSQQSDGLCRLKTVDDCVVMRTSNKAVHHHVKYMGSVEVVQSMRTLDFDTRMQVTREAISRLCERTSVKSLLKTKRPPCKGVSAVLGQIDMQFSGSRAILTVSTDSLSLITASNLQRIVNHPMQGISFASGGDPEMSDYIAYVAKDFFNKRECHIMECPQGRASEIISTIGQAFETRFRQLLSQTSTLLSPRSVVRICPKWSPTETSVEQKTKQKEEVTKQLDYYNVITGKNFFSLDGGKEGKQVSKEAKKQEPDIQEVCLSRPVSLHENYSVREETSAPSADSVQCDDSGEQHSLLLNTPGQSLIYQEVWFHGRLDREQAESLLTCSGDFLVRESSSASGQYVLSGMEGATVRHILLVDSHGQQVS from the exons ATGCGAGAGCAAACCATACCCAACTTCAAACCACAGACAGGACTTCTACCAG GTATGCTGAAACGCACCAAATACAGCCCACTGCGCAATGACTCCTTGACATCTTTAGAGGATCGCCCTGAAAGATTGCTGCCCTCAAAGAGGGACCTTTGCCTAGACTCTGATTTTGCTCAGCTTGATCCCGGGACTCCATCTCCCCATGGATCATCCACCCTGAGGAACTTCGTGCCCCGTGTGGCCAGCATCCGGCTGCAAAGTCCCAACTGCCTGAGGAGAGTCCTGAAGGGACAAGCAAACACAATCAGAACTGCCAGTAAACGGGACGACAGAGCAGACTGGAGCTCTTCCTTCGGTGGGTCCTTCTCCTCTGGACCAGACCCAATTCACCTGGCTCTCCTCTCCACGAGGCGTCCCATCACGCTGCACCGGATGGCCAGCCTCCCCTGCGCCCCGTGCTCGCAGCAAAGTGACGGGCTCTGCCGCTTGAAGACAGTAGACGACTGTGTAGTGATGAGGACATCGAACAAAGCAGTTCACCATCACGTAAAG TACATGGGTAGCGTGGAAGTGGTCCAGTCCATGAGGACACTCGACTTTGATACAAGAATGCAAGTCACACG ggAGGCAATTAGCAGACTGTGTGAGAGGACTTCAGTGAAATCTTTGCTGAAAACCAAGAGG CCTCCGTGTAAAGgggtttctgctgttttggGTCAGATCGACATGCAGTTTTCTGGGAGCAGAGCCATCCTGACAGTGTCCACAGACAGTTTGTCTCTGATCACAGCCTCCAACTTACAG AGGATTGTCAACCATCCCATGCAGGGCATTTCATTTGCCTCCGGAGGAGACCCa GAGATGTCAGACTATATTGCATATGTTGCGAAGGACTTCTTCAATAAGAGAG AGTGCCATATCATGGAGTGTCCCCAAGGTCGGGCCAGTGAAATTATCAGCACCATCGGGCAGGCCTTTGAGACGCGCTTCCGGCAGCTTCTCAGCCAGACATCAACGCTCCTCTCCCCAAG GTCTGTGGTTAGGATATGCCCAAAATGGAGTCCCACAGAGACATCGGTGGAGCAAAAGACCAAGCAGAAGGAAGAGGTCACCAAGCAGCTGGACTACTATAACGTCATCAcaggaaaaaactttttttcactgGATGGCGGCAAAGAAGGCAAGCAGGTGTCAAAGGAGGCAAAGAAACAGGAACCTGATATTCAGGAG GTCTGCTTGTCTCGTCCGGTTTCGCTGCATGAGAACTACTCCGTCAGAGAAGAAACTTCAGCTCCATCTGCAG ACTCTGTGCAGTGTGATGACAGCGGAGAGCAACACTCTCTCCTCCTCAACACCCCAGGCCAGAGCTTAATTTACCAGGAAGTCTGGTTCCACGGCAG GCTGGACAGAGAACAGGCGGAGTCTCTCCTCACCTGCAGCGGGGATTTCCTGGTCAGAGAAAGCAGCTCGGCCTCCGGCCAATACGTCCTCAGTGGGATGGAGGGCGCCACTGTGCGACATATACTGCTTGTGGATTCACACGGGCAG CAGGTGTCATGA